Proteins encoded by one window of Winogradskyella sp. PG-2:
- a CDS encoding DUF4293 domain-containing protein produces MIQRIQTLYLILSAGISAGLIFVFHLWTNNAGSKVFVLDDYLYLGLFLGSALLSLISIFMFKNRKSQFVMGRLNIILNFILLGIFVYQSLNISGETNVSEKGIGILLPIFSIVCLVLANKAIKKDEDLVKSVDRLR; encoded by the coding sequence ATGATTCAACGCATACAAACACTTTATCTAATCTTATCTGCTGGAATTTCGGCAGGTTTAATTTTTGTGTTTCATTTGTGGACTAACAATGCAGGTAGTAAAGTATTTGTTTTAGATGATTACTTGTATTTAGGACTGTTTTTAGGTTCTGCATTGCTATCTTTAATTTCAATATTTATGTTTAAAAACAGGAAGTCTCAATTTGTAATGGGACGACTTAATATCATATTAAACTTTATTTTACTAGGAATCTTTGTTTATCAATCTCTAAATATATCTGGAGAAACTAACGTTTCTGAGAAAGGTATTGGGATTCTTCTTCCTATTTTTTCTATTGTGTGTTTAGTCTTGGCTAACAAGGCTATTAAAAAGGATGAAGATCTTGTAAAATCTGTAGATCGATTACGATGA
- the rho gene encoding transcription termination factor Rho, which produces MFEISQLKAKKLPELQELAKELKVPKYRSLKKLDLVYQILDYQAANPDAVKAKVETETKPQPKQNKPQQKRARVQKPKPAEDNKDQKTIEFSDKKEEPKPQERRQNNDKSNNDRQNHKKQDHKSNNDRKDDNRRSNNNQNNDKRHNQNRSKDNNRGNNNNQKNNGNKDNRNRYREPDFEFDAIIESEGVLDIMQDGYGFLRSSDYNYLTSPDDIYVSQSQIRLFGLKTGDTVLGHVRPPKEGEKYFPLIKVSKINGQNPNVVRDRVAFEHLTPLFPQEKFNLAEKQATISTRIMDLFSPIGKGQRGMIVSQPKTGKTMLLKDVANAIAANHPEVYQMILLIDERPEEVTDMQRNVRGEVIASTFDKEAHEHVKIANIVLEKAKRLVECGHDVVILLDSITRLARAYNTVQPASGKILSGGVDANALHKPKRFFGAARNIENGGSLTIIATALTETGSKMDEVIFEEFKGTGNMELQLDRKISNRRIFPAIDLTSSSTRRDDILLDANTIQRMWVMRKYLADMNPVEAMEFINDRFKQTRNNEEFLISMNG; this is translated from the coding sequence ATGTTTGAAATTTCACAGTTAAAAGCTAAGAAGCTTCCTGAATTACAGGAACTAGCAAAAGAACTAAAGGTACCAAAATACCGTTCACTAAAAAAATTAGACTTGGTTTATCAAATCTTAGATTACCAAGCTGCTAATCCTGATGCTGTTAAAGCTAAGGTTGAAACTGAAACTAAGCCTCAACCAAAACAGAACAAACCACAACAAAAACGTGCAAGGGTACAGAAACCTAAGCCTGCTGAGGATAATAAAGATCAAAAAACTATAGAGTTTTCTGATAAAAAAGAAGAACCTAAACCTCAGGAGCGCAGGCAAAATAATGATAAGTCTAATAACGATAGACAAAATCATAAAAAACAAGATCATAAGTCTAACAATGATCGAAAAGACGATAATCGTCGTTCTAACAATAATCAAAATAACGATAAAAGGCATAATCAAAATCGTTCTAAAGACAATAATAGAGGTAATAACAATAATCAAAAGAATAACGGTAATAAGGATAACAGAAACCGTTACCGCGAACCAGATTTTGAATTTGATGCTATTATTGAAAGTGAAGGTGTTTTAGACATCATGCAAGATGGTTATGGGTTTTTAAGATCTTCTGATTATAATTACCTAACATCTCCTGATGATATATACGTATCGCAATCACAAATACGTTTATTTGGTTTAAAAACTGGTGATACAGTTCTTGGACATGTAAGACCACCTAAAGAAGGTGAAAAATATTTCCCTTTAATTAAGGTAAGTAAAATTAATGGTCAAAATCCAAATGTAGTCAGAGACCGTGTAGCTTTTGAACACTTAACCCCATTATTTCCTCAAGAGAAGTTCAATTTAGCAGAAAAACAAGCCACGATTTCTACTCGTATTATGGATTTGTTTTCACCTATTGGAAAAGGACAACGTGGTATGATTGTATCTCAACCAAAAACAGGTAAAACCATGTTACTTAAAGATGTGGCCAATGCTATTGCTGCAAATCATCCTGAAGTATACCAAATGATATTGTTAATTGATGAACGTCCTGAGGAGGTAACTGACATGCAACGAAATGTGCGTGGTGAAGTTATCGCTTCTACTTTCGATAAGGAAGCGCATGAGCATGTAAAGATTGCAAATATTGTTTTAGAAAAAGCAAAGCGTTTAGTAGAATGTGGACATGATGTAGTCATTCTTTTAGATTCGATAACACGTTTAGCTAGAGCATATAACACTGTGCAACCAGCTTCTGGTAAGATTCTTTCTGGTGGTGTAGATGCTAATGCACTTCACAAGCCAAAACGTTTCTTTGGTGCTGCACGTAATATTGAAAATGGCGGTTCTTTAACTATAATTGCAACAGCACTTACAGAGACAGGTTCTAAAATGGATGAAGTCATCTTTGAAGAATTTAAAGGAACTGGTAATATGGAGCTTCAGTTAGATCGTAAGATTTCTAACCGTCGTATTTTCCCCGCAATTGACCTAACATCATCGAGTACAAGACGTGATGATATTTTATTAGATGCTAATACAATTCAAAGGATGTGGGTAATGCGTAAATATCTTGCAGACATGAATCCGGTTGAAGCAATGGAATTTATTAACGACCGATTTAAACAAACGAGAAACAATGAAGAATTTCTTATTTCCATGAATGGATAA
- the rpsT gene encoding 30S ribosomal protein S20, with translation MANHKSALKRIRSNEKRRVLNRYQHKTTRNAIKKLREITDSKEAQKMLPSVIGMIDKLAKKNVIHSNKAGNLKSQLTKHVAAL, from the coding sequence ATGGCAAATCATAAGTCAGCTTTAAAAAGAATTAGAAGTAACGAAAAAAGACGTGTACTTAACAGATATCAGCATAAAACAACTCGTAATGCTATTAAGAAATTACGTGAAATTACTGATAGTAAAGAAGCACAAAAAATGTTACCTTCTGTAATTGGTATGATTGATAAATTAGCAAAGAAAAATGTTATTCATTCGAACAAAGCTGGTAATTTAAAATCACAGTTAACTAAACATGTTGCTGCATTATAA
- the proS gene encoding proline--tRNA ligase, which produces MSKNLTSRAEDYSKWYNELVVKADLAENSAVRGCMVIKPYGYAIWEKMQAELDRMFKETGHQNAYFPLFVPKSLFEAEEKNAEGFAKECAVVTHYRLQNDPDNEGKLRVDPEARLEEELVVRPTSEAIIWNTYKGWIQSYRDLPILINQWANVVRWEMRTRLFLRTAEFLWQEGHTAHATKNEAIEEAELMNNVYAEFAENFMAIPVIKGVKTESERFAGAEETFCIEALMQDGKALQAGTSHFLGQNFAKAFDVKFTNNEGKQDYVWATSWGVSTRLMGALIMTHSDDKGLVLPPNLSPFQVVIVPIYKNDEQFDAISEKAESIIKELKALGISCKFDKRTTHRPGAKFAQHELQGVPLRIAIGPKDLENKTVELARRDTLTKSIVEISDVSNIIKDLLSQIQDELFAKALNYRDAHITEVDNFEDFKNVLETKTGFVSAHWDGTAETEQKIKELTKATIRCIPMNNPLDEGKCVYSGNLSSQRVLFAKAY; this is translated from the coding sequence ATGAGTAAAAATCTTACGAGTAGAGCTGAAGATTATTCAAAATGGTACAATGAATTGGTTGTAAAAGCTGATTTAGCTGAAAACTCAGCGGTTAGAGGATGTATGGTGATTAAACCTTATGGCTACGCTATATGGGAAAAAATGCAAGCTGAATTAGATAGGATGTTTAAAGAAACAGGACATCAAAATGCTTACTTCCCATTATTTGTTCCAAAAAGCTTGTTTGAAGCAGAAGAGAAAAATGCTGAAGGTTTTGCGAAAGAATGTGCTGTTGTTACACATTATAGATTACAAAATGATCCTGATAATGAAGGTAAACTTAGAGTTGATCCAGAAGCTAGATTAGAGGAAGAGCTTGTGGTAAGACCAACAAGTGAAGCTATTATATGGAATACTTACAAAGGTTGGATTCAAAGTTATAGAGACTTACCAATTTTAATAAATCAATGGGCAAATGTTGTGCGTTGGGAAATGCGTACACGTTTATTTTTACGTACAGCAGAATTTTTATGGCAAGAGGGACATACAGCACATGCTACAAAGAATGAAGCCATAGAGGAAGCAGAGCTTATGAATAATGTTTATGCAGAATTTGCAGAAAACTTTATGGCTATTCCAGTTATTAAAGGTGTTAAAACTGAAAGTGAACGTTTTGCTGGCGCTGAAGAAACCTTCTGTATTGAAGCTTTAATGCAAGATGGAAAAGCTTTACAAGCTGGAACTTCACATTTTTTAGGTCAAAATTTCGCAAAAGCTTTTGATGTAAAATTCACTAATAATGAAGGGAAACAAGATTATGTTTGGGCAACATCTTGGGGAGTTTCTACGAGGTTAATGGGTGCTTTGATTATGACGCATAGTGATGATAAAGGTTTAGTATTACCACCAAATTTGTCACCATTCCAAGTTGTGATAGTTCCAATATATAAGAACGATGAACAATTTGATGCTATTTCCGAAAAAGCAGAATCTATTATAAAGGAGTTAAAAGCATTAGGTATTTCGTGTAAGTTTGATAAAAGAACTACCCATAGACCAGGTGCAAAATTTGCACAACATGAACTGCAAGGTGTACCATTGCGAATTGCAATAGGTCCTAAGGATTTAGAAAATAAAACTGTTGAATTAGCAAGAAGAGATACCTTGACTAAATCTATTGTTGAGATTTCCGATGTTTCAAATATCATAAAAGATTTGTTAAGTCAAATTCAAGATGAGCTATTTGCTAAGGCTTTAAATTATAGAGATGCCCATATCACAGAGGTTGATAATTTTGAAGACTTTAAAAATGTGTTAGAAACTAAAACAGGCTTTGTATCTGCACATTGGGATGGTACGGCAGAGACTGAACAGAAGATAAAAGAATTGACTAAAGCTACAATCAGATGTATTCCAATGAATAATCCGTTAGATGAAGGAAAATGCGTTTACAGCGGAAACCTATCATCACAACGTGTTCTTTTTGCAAAGGCTTACTAA
- a CDS encoding OmpP1/FadL family transporter produces the protein MKKILMLCIGLISTSQFFAQDVTDAVRYSQDEIQGTARFRAMSGAFGALGGDMSSININPAGSAIFNNSHASISLGLFDKNNDVTYNTNNATNSFSNSNVDLNQLGAAFVFRNTNIDSPWKKFTLGITYDRSSDFNDEWVASGTNTNSIDSYFLSFTNNSDIPFGILKLQQNEFIEEAYADIGTLNNGYDIQQAFLGYWSGIIDPMNLDDNTNDDETNYVSNIAPGNFNQDYLYSSTGYNGKLAFNFATEYDEKIFFGLNLNAHFINYEKFTRFNETNSNTGSVVENLAFENLLTTNGSGFSFQLGTIVKLTKQLRAGVSYNSPTWYRVNEELIQGISSNNADPEINFISDVINIYPEYKLQTPGKITGSLAYVFGKKGLLSFDYSVKDYTDAKFRPTTDAIFSSLNNELSNVLTTASTYKFGGEYRHKQFSFRGGYRFEESPYKDDTFYGDLTGYSLGLGYSFGDFNLDIAYSQAERDTNYQLFSSGLTDTALIQSKFTDVILTLGFRI, from the coding sequence ATGAAAAAAATACTTATGCTTTGCATAGGCTTAATAAGCACGTCCCAATTCTTTGCTCAAGATGTAACAGATGCCGTACGATATTCTCAGGATGAAATTCAAGGTACGGCTCGCTTTAGAGCAATGAGCGGTGCTTTTGGAGCCTTAGGTGGTGATATGTCATCTATTAATATTAATCCGGCTGGTTCAGCTATTTTTAATAATAGTCATGCTTCTATATCTCTAGGTCTTTTCGATAAAAATAATGATGTGACTTATAATACAAACAATGCGACAAACTCTTTTTCAAATTCTAATGTAGATTTAAATCAATTAGGAGCCGCTTTTGTATTTCGAAATACAAACATTGATTCTCCTTGGAAAAAATTTACTCTAGGAATTACTTATGATCGTTCTTCAGATTTTAATGATGAGTGGGTTGCAAGTGGAACAAATACAAATTCAATAGACAGCTATTTTCTTTCTTTTACGAATAATTCAGATATTCCTTTTGGAATTTTAAAATTGCAACAGAATGAATTTATAGAAGAAGCTTATGCTGACATTGGAACACTTAATAATGGGTATGATATACAACAAGCATTTTTGGGATATTGGTCTGGCATTATAGATCCGATGAATTTAGATGATAATACTAATGATGATGAAACTAATTATGTTTCAAACATTGCCCCTGGAAATTTTAACCAAGATTATCTATATTCATCAACCGGTTATAATGGTAAATTAGCATTTAATTTTGCTACTGAGTATGATGAGAAAATCTTTTTTGGATTAAATCTGAACGCGCACTTTATTAATTACGAAAAGTTTACAAGGTTTAATGAAACCAATTCTAATACTGGATCTGTAGTTGAAAATCTTGCTTTCGAAAATTTATTGACTACAAACGGTAGCGGTTTTTCATTTCAATTGGGTACAATTGTTAAATTAACTAAGCAATTGAGAGCTGGTGTATCTTATAACTCACCGACGTGGTATAGAGTAAATGAGGAATTAATACAAGGTATCAGCTCTAACAATGCTGATCCAGAAATTAACTTTATAAGTGATGTAATAAATATATATCCAGAATATAAATTGCAAACACCTGGAAAAATTACTGGAAGCTTAGCTTATGTATTTGGCAAGAAAGGTTTATTGAGTTTTGATTATTCAGTTAAAGACTACACTGATGCTAAATTTAGACCTACTACTGATGCCATATTTTCTAGTTTAAATAATGAACTTAGTAATGTCTTAACGACGGCATCGACCTATAAATTTGGTGGCGAATATCGTCATAAACAATTTAGTTTTAGAGGTGGTTATCGTTTTGAAGAAAGTCCATATAAAGATGATACTTTTTATGGTGACTTAACTGGTTATTCACTTGGTTTAGGTTATAGCTTTGGAGATTTTAATCTTGATATAGCATATAGCCAAGCTGAGCGCGATACTAATTATCAGTTATTTTCTTCAGGATTAACAGATACTGCGCTAATTCAGTCAAAGTTTACTGATGTTATTTTAACATTAGGATTTAGAATTTAA